A window from Natranaerovirga hydrolytica encodes these proteins:
- the yunB gene encoding sporulation protein YunB, whose amino-acid sequence MLKTRNIKGRRPRNKIRTFYSKSIMLFVVIFIIGTFGYYFLDKQVVPTLFSMAEMKIDNYATTLINDSIKRVIKENEVNVDELVTYYYNDKGEIISIGINTILINQLSTGVIDNINHNLEQLGVEKVYIPFGSLMGSNIFANMGPEIGVEILPIGTTNINYDREFRSTGINQINHRVWLNIEIKMQVIVPLATEQVTIDHQFTVVDNVISGVVPPNYIHVPEREILDVAPDIFK is encoded by the coding sequence ATGTTGAAAACTAGAAATATAAAAGGAAGAAGGCCTCGAAACAAAATAAGGACATTTTACTCAAAATCAATCATGCTATTTGTAGTTATTTTTATAATAGGAACATTTGGGTATTATTTCTTAGACAAACAAGTGGTGCCAACACTTTTTTCAATGGCAGAAATGAAAATAGATAACTATGCCACTACATTGATTAATGATTCTATCAAACGCGTTATAAAAGAAAATGAGGTTAATGTAGATGAGTTGGTCACTTATTACTATAATGACAAAGGAGAAATTATATCAATTGGCATTAATACAATACTTATTAATCAACTCAGTACAGGTGTTATAGATAACATTAATCATAATCTAGAACAATTAGGCGTAGAAAAAGTATACATACCATTTGGTAGTTTGATGGGAAGTAATATATTTGCCAATATGGGACCTGAAATAGGCGTAGAGATACTTCCAATAGGAACAACAAATATTAATTATGATAGGGAATTTAGGTCTACGGGAATTAATCAAATTAATCATAGAGTTTGGCTAAACATTGAAATAAAAATGCAAGTTATTGTGCCTTTAGCCACAGAACAAGTGACAATTGACCATCAATTCACTGTAGTTGATAATGTGATTAGTGGTGTTGTGCCTCCAAACTATATCCATGTACCAGAGCGTGAAATATTAGATGTTGCACCAGATATATTTAAATAA